In Electrophorus electricus isolate fEleEle1 chromosome 1, fEleEle1.pri, whole genome shotgun sequence, a single window of DNA contains:
- the scn1lab gene encoding sodium channel, voltage-gated, type I like, alpha b isoform X5: protein MAAQLLVPPGPDSFQPFVPESLAAIERRIAEEAACRPKGERGGEEDDENGPKPNSDLEAGKSLPFIYGDVPSSMVSVPLEDLDPYYSNQTTFIVLNRGKTLFRFNATPALYFLSPFNPLRRLSIKVLVHSMFSFVIMCTILTNCAFMTLSSPPDWAKNVEYTFTGIYTFESLIKILARGFCVGKFTFLRDPWNWLDFSVILMAYVTEFVDLGNVSALRTFRVLRALKTISVIPGLKTIVGALIQSVKKLSDVMILTVFCLSVFALIGLQLFMGNLRQKCVRIPLNDTQLNGTQGDPAIALNASTGLELLNATSTFNWTEYIMDESNYYFLPNHRDALLCGNASDAGQCPEGFWCIKAGRNPDYGYTSFDTFSWAFLSLFRLMTQDFWENLYQQTLRAAGKPYMIFFVLVIFLGSFYLVNLILAVVAMAYDEQNQATIEEAQQKEEEFQAMLEQLKRQQEEAQQVAAAAAATENGEYSGRGGPSEESSSGGSRLSSKSAKERRNRRKKRKQREEEEEKVDQEKVHKSESEDSIRRSGFRFSIDANRLSYEKKCSTPNQSLLSIRGSLFSPRRNSRASLFSFRGRARDFGSENDFADDEHSTFEDSDSRRGSLFVPRRLERRSSTISQCSLAAPRIMLPANGKMHCTVDCNGVVSLVGGTSVPTSPIGRLLPEGTTTESEARKKRSGSHQTSDYLDEAVARKRALSVASILTNTMEELEESRQKCPPCWYKFANGFLIWDCCPVWLKVKELVNMVVMDPFVDLAITICIVLNTVFMAMEHYPMTKEFNDVLSVGNLVFTGIFTAEMCLKVIALDPYYYFQEGWNIFDGIIVSLSLMELGLANVEGLSVLRSFRLLRVFKLAKSWPTLNMLIKIIGNSVGALGNLTLVLAIIVFIFAVVGMQLFGKSYRECMCKISDGCELPRWHMVDFFHSFLIVFRVLCGEWIETMWDCMEVAGQSMCLIVFMMVMVIGNLVVLNLFLALLLSSFSADNLAATDDDSEMNNLQIAVGRIQKGVALVKSALRHFLQSLFLAGAKPGALDEEKPLDDLHSDGKENCLANHAPVAVDLGKDFLREGCVSPSNGVEGHGKYGIEEGDYMSFIHNPSLTVTVPIAVGESDFENLNTEDFSSETSDVEGSKELPVDKVLSSSEGSTVDIRPPGEGAESVELEPEESLDPEDCFTEGCMMRFQCCQVDVEKGRWRSWWNLRKTCFVIVEHNWFESFIIFMILLSSGALAFEDIYIEQRKTIKTVLEYADKVFTYVFILEMLLKWVAYGFVKYFTNAWCWLDFLIVDVSLVSLIATALGYSELSAIKSLRTLRALRPLRALSRFEGMRVVVNALLGAIPSIMNVLLVCLIFWLIFSIMGVNLFAGKYYHCVNSTTDKLLPIEEVNNRSECLALNDSARWKNVKINFDNVGAGYLALLQVATFKGWMDIMYAAVDSRNLEEQPKYEVNLYMYLYFVIFIIFGSFFTLNLFIGVIIDNFNQQKKKFGGQDIFMTEEQKKYYNAMKKLGSKKPQKPIPRPTNKFQGLIFDLITKQAFDIVIMILICLNMVTMMVETDDQTKEMDIILYWINLVFIVLFTGECVLKMVSLRHYFFTVGWNVFDFVVVILSIVGMFLSEVIEKYFVSPTLFRVIRLARIGRILRLIKGAKGIRTLLFALMMSLPALFNIGLLLFLVMFIYAIFGMSNFAYVKHEAGIDDMFNFETFGNSMLCLFQITTSAGWDGLLAPILNKREPDCDSETEHPGNSYRGDCGNPSVGIFFFVSYIIICFLIVVNMYIAVILENFSVATEESAEPLSEDDFEMFYEVWERFDPNATQFVEYDKLSEFADALDPPLRIPKPNKIQLIAMDLPMVSGDRIHCLDILFAFTLRVLGEEGEMDALRGQMEERFMASNPSKVSYEPITTTLRRKQEEMSAVVIQRAFRCYRIRATVKKASDMYRQQLQGGSEAPPEKEVLVIGKFHENSASDKTDMTPSSASPPSYNSVAKSEKDMYEKERRKKEDCAKDTRERKK from the exons ATGGCTGCCCAGCTGCTTGTTCCTCCTGGACCTGACAGCTTCCAGCCTTTCGTTCCCGAGTCCCTCGCTGCCATCGAGCGGCGCATCGCCGAGGAGGCAGCGTGCCGGCCCAAGGGCGAGCGAGGTGGCGAGGAAGACGACGAGAATGGACCCAAGCCCAACAGCGACCTGGAGGCGGGGAAGTCCCTGCCCTTCATCTACGGGGACGTCCCATCCTCTATGGTGTCTGTCCCCCTGGAGGACCTGGACCCCTACTACAGTAACCAAACA ACGTTTATAGTACTGAACCGTGGGAAAACTCTCTTTCGCTTCAACGCCACACCTGCCCTCTACTTCCTGAGTCCCTTTAACCCTCTGAGAAGACTGTCCATCAAAGTGCTGGTGCATTC GATGTTCAGTTTTGTGATCATGTGCACCATTCTGACCAACTGCGCCTTCATGACCCTGAGCAGCCCACCAGATTGGGCCAAGAATGTGGA GTACACATTCACAGGGATCTACACGTTTGAGTCCTTGATTAAAATCTTGGCCCGGGGCTTCTGTGTGGGGAAGTTCACATTCCTGCGTGACCCCTGGAACTGGCTGGATTTCAGCGTCATCCTCATGGC ATATGTAACTGAGTTTGTGGATCTGGGCAATGTCTCTGCACTGAGAACCTTCAGGGTTCTTCGAGCGCTCAAAACTATTTCTGTCATCCCAG GTCTAAAGACTATCGTGGGCGCCCTGATCCAGTCTGTGAAGAAGCTGTCGGACGTGATGATCCTCACCGTCTTCTGCCTGAGCGTCTTCGCCCTCATCGGCCTGCAGCTCTTCATGGGGAACCTGCGGCAGAAGTGTGTGAGGATCCCACTGAACGACACGCAGCTGAATGGCACACAGGGCGACCCCGCCATCGCACTCAACGCCAGCACCGGCCTCGAGCTGCTTAACGCTACTAGCACCTTCAACTGGACCGAGTATATTATGGATGAGA GTAATTATTATTTCCTTCCCAACCACAGAGATGCTCTGCTCTGTGGGAATGCCAGTGATGCAGG GCAGTGTCCAGAAGGCTTTTGGTGCATAAAGGCAGGGCGCAACCCGGACTACGGTTACACGAGCTTTGACACGTTCAGCTGGGcgttcctctctctgttccgACTCATGACTCAGGACTTCTGGGAGAACCTCTACCAGCAG ACCCTGCGTGCTGCTGGAAAGCCCTACATGATCTTCTTCGTGCTGGTGATCTTTCTGGGTTCCTTCTACCTGGTCAATCTGATCCTGGCTGTGGTGGCCATGGCCTACGACGAGCAGAACCAAGCCACCATCGAGGAGGCGcagcagaaagaggaggagtTCCAGGCCATGCTGGAGCAGCTCAagaggcagcaggaggaggcgcag CAGGTTGCCGCGGCAGCAGCGGCGACGGAGAACGGCGAGTACAGCGGGAGGGGCGGGCCATCCGAGGAGAGCTCCTCCGGGGGGTCCAGACTCAGCTCCAAAAGCGCAAAGGAACGACGCAATAGGCGGAAGAAGAGAAAGCagcgggaggaggaggaggagaaagtggACCAGGAGAAGGTCCACAAGTCCGAGTCCGAGGACAGCATCAGGCGGTCAGGCTTTCGCTTCTCAATAGATGCCAACAGGTTGTCCTACGAGAAGAAGTGCTCCACCCCAAACCAG TCTCTCCTCAGCATCCGcggttctctgttctctccgcGGAGGAATAGCCGCGCGAGTCTGTTCAGCTTTCGCGGCCGGGCTCGGGACTTCGGCTCGGAGAACGATTTCGCCGACGACGAGCACAGCACGTTCGAGGACAGCGACAGCCGGCGAGGGTCACTGTTTGTGCCCCGCCGCCTCGAGAGGAGGAGCTCCACCATCAGCCAGTGTAGCCTCGCAGCGCCCCGGATCATGCTTCCAGCCAATGGCAAGATGCACTGCACCGTGGACTGCAATGGCGTGGTCTCCTTGGTGGGCGGGACCTCTGTGCCTACGTCACCGATTGGTCGGTTGCTTCCCGAG GGAACGACCACAGAATCGGAGGCTCGTAAGAAGCGGTCAGGTTCACATCAGACTTCCGATTACCTGGACGAGGCAGTGGCTAGGAAAAGAGCTTTAAGTGTGGCCAGCATTCTCACAAACACTATGGAag AGCTGGAGGAGTCCAGGCAGAAGTGCCCCCCCTGCTGGTACAAGTTCGCCAATGGCTTTCTGATCTGGGACTGCTGCCCAGTGTGGCTGAAGGTGAAGGAACTCGTCAACATGGTGGTGATGGACCCCTTCGTGGACCTGGCTATCACCATCTGCATCGTCCTCAACACAGTCTTCATGGCCATGGAGCACTACCCCATGACCAAGGAGTTCAATGACGTGCTCTCTGTCGGGAACTTG GTGTTCACGGGGATCTTCACGGCAGAGATGTGTCTGAAGGTCATCGCACTCGACCCCTACTACTACTTCCAGGAGGGGTGGAACATCTTTGATGGCATCATCGTGAGCTTAAGTTTGATGGAGCTGGGCCTGGCCAATGTGGAAGGGCTCTCCGTGCTCAGGTCCTTCCGATTG CTGAGGGTCTTCAAGCTGGCTAAGTCGTGGCCCACCCTCAACATGCTGATCAAGATCATCGGCAACTCGGTGGGCGCCCTGGGCAACCTGACCCTGGTGCTGGCCATCATCGTCTTCATCTTCGCCGTGGTGGGCATGCAGCTGTTCGGGAAGAGCTACCGCGAGTGCATGTGCAAGATCTCGGACGGCTGCGAGCTGCCGCGCTGGCACATGGTGGACTTCTTCCACTCCTTCCTGATTGTGTTCCGCGTGCTGTGTGGCGAGTGGATCGAGACCATGTGGGACTGTATGGAGGTGGCTGGCCAGTCCATGTGCCTCATCGTCTtcatgatggtgatggtgatcgGGAACCTGGTG GTGCTGAATCTCTTTCTGGCCCTGCTGCTGAGCTCGTTCAGCGCCGACAACCTGGCCGCCACCGACGACGACAGTGAGATGAACAACCTGCAGATCGCCGTGGGCCGCATCCAAAAGGGGGTCGCCTTGGTCAAGTCGGCTCTGCGTCACTTCCTCCAGAGCCTCTTCTTGGCCGGCGCCAAACCAGGAGCCTTGGATGAGGAGAAGCCCCTGGACGATCTGCACAGCGACGGCAAAGAAAACTGCCTGGCCAATCACGCGCCTGTCGCCGTCGACCTCGGCAAGGACTTCCTCAGAGAGGGCTGCGTCTCGCCCAGCAACGGGGTTGAAGGGCATGGGAAGTACGGGATCGAGGAAGGCGACTACATGTCGTTCATCCACAACCCCAGCCTCACCGTCACCGTGCCCATCGCCGTGGGAGAGTCAGACTTCGAGAACCTAAACACGGAAGATTTCAGCAGCGAGACCTCGGACGTGGAGGGCAGCAAAGAG CTTCCTGTGGACAAGGTTCTCAGCTCCTCTGAGGGCAGCACGGTGGACATCAGACCCCCTGGAGAAGGGGCAGAGTCAGTAGAACTGGAACCTGAAGAGTCTCTGGACCCAGAGGACTGCTtcactgaag GTTGTATGATGAGGTTCCAGTGCTGTCAGGTGGATGTGGAGAAGGGCCGGTGGAGGAGCTGGTGGAACCTGAGGAAGACTTGCTTCGTCATCGTGGAGCACAACTGGTTTGAgtccttcatcatcttcatgaTCCTGCTGAGTAGCGGGGCTCtg gcattcGAGGATATCTACATAGAGCAGCGGAAGACAATAAAGACTGTGCTGGAATATGCTGATAAAGTCTTCACCTACGTATTCATCCTGGAGATGTTGCTCAAATGGGTTGCGTATGGTTTCGTCAAGTATTTCACCAATGCCTGGTGTTGGCTTGACTTCCTTATTGTAGAT GTGTCTTTGGTCAGTCTCATCGCTACTGCTCTGGGTTACTCTGAGCTGAGTGCCATTAAGTCGCTGAGGACCCTACGTGCTCTGAGACCGTTAAGAGCATTGTCACGCTTTGAAGGCATGCGG GTGGTAGTGAACGCTCTGCTCGGCGCCATCCCCTCCATCATGAACGTGCTGCTGGTGTGTCTGATTTTCTGGCTCATCTTTAGCATCATGGGCGTCAACCTGTTCGCCGGCAAATACTACCACTGTGTGAACAGCACCACGGACAAGCTGCTCCCCATCGAAGAGGTCAACAACAGGTCCGAGTGCCTGGCGCTCAACGACAGCGCACGCTGGAAGAACGTCAAGATCAACTTTGACAACGTGGGCGCCGGTTACCTGGCCCTGCTCCAAGTG GCCACATTCAAAGGCTGGATGGACATCATGTACGCTGCAGTAGACTCGCGCAAC CTGGAGGAACAACCAAAGTATGAAGTGAATCTCTATATGTACCTGTACTTCGTCATCTTTATCATCTTTGGCTCCTTCTTCACGCTCAACCTCTTCATCGGCGTCATCATAGACAACTTCAACCAGCAGAAGAAAAAG TTTGGAGGTCAGGACATCTTCATGACTGAAGAACAGAAGAAGTACTACAATGCCATGAAGAAGCTCGGCTCGAAGAAACCCCAGAAACCTATCCCCAGACCCACA AACAAGTTCCAGGGCCTTATCTTCGATCTCATCACCAAACAAGCCTTCGACATCGTCATCATGATCCTGATCTGCCTGAACATGGTGACGATGATGGTGGAGACAGACGACCAAACAAAGGAGATGGACATCATCCTGTACTGGATCAACCTGGTCTTCATCGTGCTCTTTACTGGCGAGTGTGTGCTGAAGATGGTGTCTCTGCGCCACTACTTCTTCACCGTGGGCTGGAACGTGTTCGACTTCGTGGTCGTCATACTGTCCATTGTCG gtATGTTCCTCTCAGAGGTGATTGAGAAGTACTTTGTCTCTCCCACCTTATTCCGAGTTATCCGATTGGCTAGGATCGGCCGTATTCTCCGCCTCATCAAGGGAGCCAAGGGCATCCGCACCCTCCTGTTCGCCttaatgatgtcacttcctgccCTTTTCAACATCGGGCTCCTCCTCTTTTTGGTGATGTTCATCTATGCCATCTTCGGCATGTCCAACTTCGCCTACGTGAAGCACGAGGCCGGAATCGATGACATGTTCAACTTCGAGACCTTCGGCAACTCCATGCTGTGCCTGTTCCAGATTACCACCTCTGCTGGCTGGGATGGTCTGCTGGCGCCCATCCTCAACAAACGCGAACCGGACTGCGACAGCGAGACGGAGCACCCGGGCAACTCGTACCGCGGTGACTGCGGGAACCCCTCGGTCGGCATCTTCTTCTTCGTGAGCTACATCATCATCTGCTTCCTGATCGTCGTCAACATGTACATCGCTGTCATCCTGGAGAACTTCAGCGTGGCCACGGAGGAGAGCGCCGAGCCGCTGAGCGAAGATGACTTTGAGATGTTCTACGAGGTGTGGGAGCGCTTCGACCCCAACGCCACGCAGTTCGTGGAGTACGACAAGCTGTCCGAATTCGCGGATGCCCTGGACCCACCGCTGCGCATCCCCAAGCCCAACAAAATCCAGCTTATCGCCATGGACCTGCCCATGGTCAGCGGTGACCGCATCCACTGCCTGGACATCCTGTTCGCCTTCACCCTCCGTGTGCTGGGCGAGGAGGGCGAGATGGACGCCCTACGCGGGCAGATGGAGGAACGCTTCATGGCTTCTAACCCATCCAAGGTATCGTACGAGCCCATCACCACCACGCTGCGCCGCAAGCAGGAGGAGATGTCGGCCGTGGTCATCCAGAGGGCCTTCCGTTGCTACCGCATCCGTGCCACCGTGAAGAAGGCCTCGGACATGTACCggcagcagctgcagggagGCAGCGAGGCGCCGCCCGAGAAGGAGGTGCTTGTCATTGGCAAGTTCCACGAGAACTCGGCGTCGGACAAAACGGACATGACCCCGTCGTCGGCGTCGCCGCCGTCGTACAACAGCGTGGCCAAGTCGGAGAAGGACATGTACGAGAAGGAGCGACGCAAGAAGGAGGACTGCGCAAAAGACACGCGCGAGAGGAAGAAATGA